A window of the Bdellovibrio sp. ZAP7 genome harbors these coding sequences:
- a CDS encoding flagellar hook assembly protein FlgD has translation MTMVNAKLGVNAFGATQDKPTSTVGTPTNLSVQDKAKVGEEDLGAVANKLADPNWTDPTKKVRTTGNPNLDKDAFFKLMLAQMKNQDPTNPMKSHEMAAQLANFSSLEQMQNMNKTLEELKNAQKPSENFQALNLIGKAVAGDSSKIVRGLNDKEHDFKFNLPMAAEEVTVKVRDADGAVVRTYNLKGLKQGDNKLTWNGEDEKGMKAAVGEYQFIAEAKTADGKKLGIKTDFDGLITGVSYSAEGPVLNVGNQAIRFRDVKKITDPRLMRNDQNVNDVTNLDLKKDDATGQTKKEANVVQQSSTTEPAPMGKSKIMDTVGLSRDMMDKIAKEMAK, from the coding sequence ATGACAATGGTTAATGCGAAATTAGGAGTGAATGCTTTCGGTGCGACACAAGACAAACCGACAAGTACTGTTGGCACTCCAACTAACCTCAGCGTTCAAGACAAAGCGAAAGTTGGCGAAGAGGATCTTGGCGCCGTTGCCAATAAACTTGCTGACCCGAATTGGACGGATCCCACTAAAAAAGTTCGTACGACAGGTAATCCCAATTTGGATAAAGATGCTTTCTTCAAATTGATGCTTGCCCAGATGAAAAATCAAGATCCAACGAATCCGATGAAGTCCCATGAAATGGCGGCTCAATTGGCGAACTTCTCGTCACTCGAGCAAATGCAGAACATGAACAAAACACTTGAGGAGTTGAAGAATGCCCAAAAGCCTTCTGAAAATTTCCAGGCGTTGAACTTGATCGGTAAAGCAGTGGCGGGTGATTCATCTAAAATCGTGCGCGGCTTGAATGATAAAGAACACGATTTCAAATTTAATCTTCCGATGGCAGCAGAGGAAGTCACAGTGAAAGTTCGCGATGCGGATGGCGCTGTGGTAAGAACATACAACTTGAAAGGTCTGAAACAAGGAGACAACAAACTCACTTGGAATGGTGAAGACGAAAAGGGTATGAAAGCAGCTGTGGGTGAATATCAATTCATCGCAGAAGCAAAAACTGCTGACGGAAAAAAATTGGGAATCAAAACTGACTTTGATGGTTTGATCACTGGTGTAAGTTACTCTGCTGAAGGCCCGGTTCTTAACGTAGGAAATCAGGCAATCCGCTTCAGAGACGTGAAGAAGATCACAGACCCACGTCTTATGAGAAACGACCAGAATGTAAATGATGTCACCAACCTAGACTTGAAAAAAGATGATGCCACAGGACAAACTAAGAAAGAGGCGAATGTAGTTCAACAAAGTTCTACTACTGAGCCAGCTCCTATGGGTAAATCTAAGATCATGGATACGGTGGGTTTATCTCGCGACATGATGGATAAGATCGCGAAGGAGATGGCGAAGTAA
- a CDS encoding FliH/SctL family protein → MQWSSKQGVGAHTKAVLKKDVAEKTVLEFVPAKFELGTPAQAHEYLLQKQRGSDFRMNDAIRIQTGVDQVERIDEEEKIEAAALEKLKEIQEQAYQEAYNLGLEEGRKEAFEKVSAEIQARMQGLDELLLGVKELKKDLAAFNENHLVTLAYKMAGRLAKAELQTNNDAMIQILRDAVSLAQDEEQITVHVSQEQFEFLEELKKETGRDLEFTKKIRFEPSTEIMAGGCIVETNYGEVDARVEQRLEQLWSVLSENMPKVKDKVAS, encoded by the coding sequence ATGCAATGGTCTAGTAAACAGGGCGTGGGCGCCCATACAAAAGCAGTTCTTAAAAAGGACGTCGCTGAAAAGACTGTTCTGGAGTTTGTCCCAGCTAAATTTGAGCTGGGAACTCCCGCTCAAGCCCATGAGTATTTGCTTCAAAAACAACGCGGTTCTGATTTCCGCATGAATGATGCCATCCGTATTCAAACGGGTGTGGATCAAGTGGAACGCATTGACGAAGAAGAAAAAATTGAAGCAGCGGCCCTGGAAAAACTAAAAGAGATTCAGGAGCAGGCTTATCAGGAAGCTTACAATCTGGGCCTGGAAGAAGGTCGTAAAGAAGCCTTCGAAAAAGTTTCTGCTGAAATCCAAGCTCGAATGCAGGGTTTGGATGAGCTTTTGCTGGGTGTGAAAGAATTGAAAAAGGATCTTGCGGCTTTCAATGAAAACCATCTGGTGACTTTGGCTTATAAAATGGCGGGTCGCCTGGCGAAGGCTGAGTTGCAGACGAATAACGACGCTATGATTCAGATATTGCGTGATGCTGTCAGCCTGGCGCAAGACGAAGAGCAAATTACGGTGCATGTTTCTCAAGAACAATTCGAATTCTTGGAAGAGTTAAAAAAAGAAACCGGCCGTGATCTCGAATTCACGAAAAAGATCCGCTTTGAACCGAGCACAGAAATTATGGCTGGCGGTTGCATCGTGGAAACAAATTATGGCGAAGTGGATGCTCGTGTCGAGCAACGCCTGGAACAGCTGTGGTCTGTTCTTTCCGAAAACATGCCTAAAGTAAAAGACAAGGTTGCTAGTTAA
- a CDS encoding TIGR02530 family flagellar biosynthesis protein has protein sequence MVDLKKIQTFEQLVPKTQPKVQPEVGAGTGPSFKDTLDKLGGPIATPVAKQVNPQGFTKPVEGVKFSNHAIERMSTRGINYSPDDITKLNDAVSRAAAKGSKDSLILMNDSALIVSVKNNTVVTVMDKTALKENVFTNIDSTVVI, from the coding sequence ATGGTAGACTTAAAGAAGATACAGACATTCGAACAACTCGTCCCCAAGACGCAACCGAAGGTTCAACCTGAAGTTGGCGCTGGAACGGGTCCTTCCTTCAAGGACACCCTTGATAAGCTCGGCGGGCCGATTGCGACCCCGGTAGCGAAACAAGTGAATCCTCAGGGCTTTACCAAGCCTGTTGAAGGAGTGAAGTTTTCGAATCATGCGATTGAGCGAATGAGTACTCGCGGGATTAATTACAGCCCCGACGATATCACTAAGCTGAATGATGCAGTTTCGAGAGCAGCGGCGAAAGGTTCCAAGGATTCATTGATTTTGATGAATGACTCGGCACTGATTGTCAGCGTGAAGAATAATACTGTGGTAACAGTGATGGACAAGACCGCATTGAAAGAAAATGTGTTCACGAACATCGATTCCACAGTGGTTATTTAA
- a CDS encoding MotE family protein, whose product MKTGYDQFFKNARKVADENGGAPVKFTKNPSATRLHLDLSSEDVEQQLRRRMKMTAPKKSKKKKSGVHWKMAGFSFLGLVLAVVGFQNHEEIDNILKRVEITMTGEAVAETAPAKPAAAKATEKKEEAAAAETETKAAALSSDEIDHLTKLNDRKKELDAREEELNRQEVELQAQKVELDKRLKELEDMRGKISNMLETRVKADDQKVDTLVQMYTNMKAPQAAKVFETMDEDLVVEILGRMKKKNAADIMNLLKPEKAQIISEKYAGYKRAPASEK is encoded by the coding sequence ATGAAAACAGGATACGATCAGTTCTTTAAGAATGCTCGCAAAGTCGCTGATGAAAACGGTGGAGCACCTGTGAAGTTCACCAAGAATCCATCAGCAACGCGTTTGCATCTTGATCTGTCCTCTGAAGACGTTGAACAGCAGTTGCGTCGTCGCATGAAAATGACTGCTCCCAAAAAATCCAAAAAGAAAAAATCTGGCGTCCATTGGAAAATGGCCGGTTTTTCATTCTTGGGATTGGTATTGGCAGTGGTGGGATTCCAGAATCACGAAGAGATCGATAACATTCTTAAACGTGTGGAAATCACAATGACGGGTGAAGCTGTGGCTGAAACAGCTCCAGCAAAACCGGCAGCAGCAAAAGCCACTGAGAAAAAAGAAGAAGCAGCCGCTGCAGAAACTGAAACCAAAGCTGCGGCTTTGTCTTCTGATGAAATCGATCATCTGACAAAATTGAATGACAGAAAAAAAGAATTGGATGCGCGCGAAGAAGAACTCAATCGTCAAGAGGTGGAGTTGCAAGCGCAGAAGGTAGAACTTGATAAGCGCTTGAAAGAGTTGGAAGACATGCGTGGGAAAATTTCCAACATGCTGGAAACTCGCGTCAAGGCTGACGACCAGAAAGTCGATACCTTGGTACAGATGTACACCAACATGAAAGCCCCACAAGCGGCCAAAGTCTTTGAGACGATGGACGAGGATTTGGTGGTTGAGATACTTGGTCGTATGAAAAAGAAAAATGCTGCTGATATCATGAATTTATTAAAACCGGAGAAAGCTCAGATCATTTCTGAGAAGTACGCCGGTTATAAACGTGCTCCAGCATCTGAAAAATAA
- the fliJ gene encoding flagellar export protein FliJ, which produces MRFKFPMQKVLEHRKVVENLAQKDFQDAVAVLNEFQEKLDKMNQEILEAQARTGSLLQAGGAQGPALSQIHEFLKGQKIRILQQEQKIQEIEKIVEYKREILRQAALEYKIMEKVRENKFEEYKAERKIQDQKENDEQAILRFKKNS; this is translated from the coding sequence ATGAGATTTAAATTCCCCATGCAAAAGGTTCTTGAGCATCGCAAGGTTGTGGAAAACCTTGCCCAGAAAGACTTTCAAGACGCTGTCGCGGTTCTGAATGAATTCCAAGAAAAATTAGATAAAATGAATCAAGAGATTCTGGAAGCCCAAGCCCGTACGGGCAGCCTGCTTCAGGCCGGGGGCGCCCAAGGTCCAGCCCTGTCGCAAATTCATGAGTTTCTTAAAGGTCAAAAGATTCGCATTCTCCAGCAAGAGCAAAAAATTCAAGAGATCGAGAAAATAGTCGAGTACAAGAGAGAAATTTTGCGACAAGCGGCTCTAGAATATAAAATTATGGAGAAGGTCCGGGAAAACAAGTTCGAGGAATATAAAGCCGAACGTAAGATCCAAGATCAAAAAGAGAACGATGAGCAGGCTATTCTGCGGTTCAAAAAGAACAGTTGA
- a CDS encoding flagellar hook-length control protein FliK → MLNIVGPPMVGATELKPKASDKLQEKDFKGSGADSGFNKALQDKISLKSPKEAKESQRQEARAKDSNDSKETRDDKAPAKEAKPERKVRTDDGKEKRAANRQQAIKEFMDSFESEFEIPPTRLVEAMAELDDSQLKQSPEVTANAVIDQLNLDDDQAEKAAAMYAGLLAQLQQMPQQQTPKEMTEMSVGAGMSQQSMQMRVAAAQEKQSQLGAAADSVNKKFWMKPDAAMKTTAMPDLKGDLASRMMMDDSALAETPLAEMPGMETPAPEAMNQQSLLDKLPPHLQGQMKETMSPALLAALAAKQAAAAAQKAEGTVTEDSSSELTNEFTKALEAPRGEKPQQADMMNKAVAGKVTPESFFQQQQGQEQSMMQDSANEFMQQGGAHGKDAAKEKLTTKAAEFKAEMTGLEGLQTQPLKGETLKFDPAMAAMAPKAPATEAQNEANVKQLMNQAQYLIKQGGGEVKVQMTPEGMGTIHLKVMLQDGKVNLQMQADSQEAKKSIESSLVDLKNSLAAHKLSVENVKVDVVNTTSADTATQNQNNNTNGQGGQRDARQFWNNFNESFGNQGRRESFTEMQPLRGYAGKRRDPLQPIDSASVKAAPRAVEGKGSGLNLVA, encoded by the coding sequence TTGTTAAATATAGTCGGCCCCCCAATGGTGGGTGCGACCGAATTGAAGCCTAAAGCTTCTGATAAACTTCAGGAGAAAGACTTCAAGGGTTCCGGTGCAGATTCCGGTTTCAATAAAGCTCTTCAGGACAAAATTAGTCTTAAAAGCCCGAAAGAAGCCAAAGAATCGCAAAGGCAAGAAGCCAGAGCCAAAGACTCTAACGACTCGAAAGAGACAAGAGACGACAAAGCTCCAGCGAAGGAAGCAAAACCAGAACGCAAGGTTCGCACTGACGATGGGAAAGAAAAGCGGGCGGCGAACAGACAGCAGGCAATCAAAGAATTCATGGACTCATTCGAGAGTGAATTTGAAATCCCTCCCACACGACTTGTGGAAGCGATGGCCGAACTGGATGACAGCCAGCTCAAACAATCCCCGGAAGTAACAGCGAATGCTGTGATTGACCAATTGAACTTGGACGATGACCAGGCAGAAAAAGCCGCGGCCATGTATGCAGGTTTGCTGGCGCAATTGCAACAGATGCCACAACAGCAAACGCCTAAAGAAATGACAGAAATGTCTGTGGGCGCTGGTATGTCTCAACAGAGCATGCAGATGCGTGTGGCAGCCGCTCAGGAAAAGCAGTCCCAATTGGGTGCTGCTGCAGATAGCGTTAATAAAAAATTCTGGATGAAGCCGGATGCTGCGATGAAAACGACAGCTATGCCGGATCTAAAGGGTGATCTTGCATCACGCATGATGATGGATGATAGCGCTTTGGCGGAAACTCCATTGGCAGAAATGCCAGGAATGGAAACTCCTGCTCCAGAAGCTATGAATCAGCAAAGCCTGTTGGACAAGTTGCCTCCTCATTTGCAAGGTCAAATGAAAGAGACAATGTCTCCAGCATTGTTGGCAGCCTTGGCAGCGAAACAAGCCGCTGCAGCAGCTCAAAAAGCTGAAGGTACTGTGACAGAAGATTCTTCGTCTGAATTGACGAACGAGTTCACTAAAGCTCTGGAGGCTCCTCGTGGAGAGAAGCCACAGCAAGCAGATATGATGAACAAAGCGGTGGCCGGCAAAGTCACTCCAGAATCTTTCTTCCAACAACAGCAAGGCCAAGAGCAATCCATGATGCAGGATTCAGCAAATGAGTTCATGCAGCAAGGTGGCGCTCATGGCAAAGATGCGGCGAAAGAAAAGCTGACGACAAAAGCTGCAGAATTCAAAGCAGAGATGACGGGACTTGAAGGTTTGCAAACGCAACCGTTGAAAGGTGAAACATTGAAGTTTGACCCGGCAATGGCAGCGATGGCTCCGAAAGCTCCGGCAACAGAGGCGCAAAACGAAGCCAACGTGAAGCAATTGATGAATCAAGCCCAATACCTGATTAAACAAGGTGGCGGTGAAGTGAAAGTTCAAATGACCCCAGAGGGCATGGGAACGATCCACTTGAAAGTTATGCTTCAGGACGGAAAAGTAAATCTTCAAATGCAAGCGGACTCTCAAGAGGCGAAGAAGTCGATCGAGTCTAGTCTAGTTGATTTGAAGAACAGTCTTGCTGCTCACAAATTGTCTGTGGAAAATGTTAAAGTGGATGTTGTGAACACGACTTCCGCAGATACTGCGACACAAAACCAAAATAATAATACGAATGGCCAAGGTGGTCAGCGTGATGCGCGTCAGTTCTGGAATAACTTCAACGAAAGCTTTGGTAACCAAGGCCGCCGTGAATCCTTTACTGAGATGCAACCGCTTCGTGGTTATGCTGGTAAACGTCGTGATCCATTGCAGCCTATTGACAGCGCATCTGTGAAAGCAGCTCCGCGCGCAGTAGAAGGCAAAGGCAGCGGACTTAACCTGGTAGCGTAG
- a CDS encoding flagellar hook protein FlgE: MGILSSLYTGVSGMTAQGEALGVIGDNIANANTVGFKASRAEFQDIISKSLKGVLGGNQIGRGVKIGAVNPILTQGNVDATEKVTDLAISGDGYFKVKGSDGESYTRDGSFHFDREGYLVTNDNQKVQGFGTDEKGNILNKMTDIKFPRALVPAKATKEVKLDLNLDSRMEPTKKFDVKDPYSTSHYSTGVEMYDSQGNKHLLSMFFNKVADRQWEYKGLVDGKEVTGGEEGKLSEVVAGKLEFTVDGKLDSQTMTSSSFNFKGGALQGQEIKMNFGDAIKDGGKGLDGTKQYGKNSDLISWHQDGAAAGTINSLSFNDDGILTAVYSNGQAQDLAQIALAKFENPEALFKVGNNRLKESRDSGTASVGGPGAAGRGKLFAKSLERSTVDLATEFVNMIQNQRGFQANAKTITTTDELLNEVIQLKR, encoded by the coding sequence ATGGGTATTCTTTCTTCATTGTACACGGGTGTGTCTGGTATGACTGCACAGGGCGAAGCCCTTGGCGTTATCGGTGACAATATCGCAAATGCGAACACTGTCGGTTTCAAAGCATCTCGCGCTGAATTCCAAGATATCATTTCTAAAAGCTTAAAAGGCGTTCTTGGTGGTAACCAAATCGGTCGTGGTGTGAAGATCGGTGCCGTAAATCCAATCCTTACTCAAGGTAACGTAGACGCTACTGAAAAAGTAACTGACCTTGCTATCTCTGGTGACGGTTACTTCAAAGTTAAAGGTTCTGATGGCGAGTCTTACACTCGTGACGGTTCTTTCCACTTTGACCGCGAAGGTTACCTGGTAACAAACGACAATCAAAAAGTTCAAGGTTTCGGTACTGACGAAAAAGGTAACATCCTGAACAAAATGACTGACATCAAATTCCCTCGCGCTCTAGTTCCAGCGAAAGCAACTAAAGAAGTTAAGTTGGACCTGAACTTGGATTCTCGTATGGAACCAACTAAAAAGTTTGATGTGAAGGACCCATACTCCACTTCTCACTACTCTACAGGTGTTGAGATGTACGATTCTCAAGGTAATAAGCACTTGTTGAGCATGTTCTTCAATAAAGTGGCTGACAGACAATGGGAATACAAAGGCTTGGTTGACGGTAAAGAAGTGACTGGCGGCGAAGAAGGTAAACTTTCTGAAGTGGTAGCTGGTAAACTTGAGTTTACAGTAGACGGTAAACTTGACAGCCAAACAATGACTTCTTCGAGCTTCAACTTCAAAGGTGGTGCTCTTCAAGGTCAAGAAATCAAAATGAACTTCGGTGATGCTATCAAAGACGGTGGTAAAGGTTTGGACGGTACTAAACAGTACGGTAAAAACTCTGACCTTATCTCTTGGCATCAAGACGGTGCGGCTGCTGGTACAATCAACAGCTTGTCCTTCAATGATGATGGTATCTTGACTGCAGTTTACTCTAACGGTCAGGCGCAAGACTTGGCGCAAATCGCTCTAGCTAAGTTCGAAAATCCAGAAGCTCTTTTCAAAGTTGGTAACAACCGTTTGAAAGAATCCAGAGATTCAGGAACAGCTTCAGTGGGTGGCCCGGGCGCAGCTGGTCGCGGTAAATTGTTCGCGAAATCTCTTGAGAGATCTACAGTGGATCTAGCAACTGAGTTCGTAAACATGATCCAAAATCAACGTGGCTTCCAAGCCAATGCAAAGACGATTACGACGACGGATGAGCTTCTGAATGAAGTGATCCAGTTGAAACGTTAA
- a CDS encoding FliI/YscN family ATPase, with protein MNDEMSLDLDKYSDLVNSIHLTRDSGKVTEVNGMLIKGYLPGASVGSIVQINPTGLERSFLAEVVGFKDKHVLMMALNDMRGVALGSKIILSRQIATVRAGDELLGRVVDGLGRPLDNKGEIENFREVPLYSEIRNPLDRQPIREPLDVGIRAINGALTAGQGQRVAIMAGSGVGKSVLLGMMARNTSADVNVIAMIGERGREVREFIEHDLGPEGMARSVVVCVTSDQSPLLRMRGAYVATAMAEYFSAQGKNVLLMMDSVTRFAMAQREIGLSTGEPPSQKGYTPSVFATLPKLLERAGNFEGEGSITGFYTTLVEGDDMNDPIGDSVRSIVDGHIVLSRALAARGHYPAIDVMQSASRVMKAVASSEHVRLAQKLKEVLAVYKDAEDLINIGAYKPGSNPKIDKAVKVIDQVNDFLKQRVEDPTNFNNTVRMLQQILMNA; from the coding sequence ATGAACGATGAAATGTCTCTTGATCTGGATAAGTATTCTGACCTGGTCAACTCGATCCACTTGACTCGCGATAGCGGTAAAGTGACTGAGGTGAACGGAATGCTGATCAAGGGATATCTCCCTGGCGCCAGCGTTGGCAGTATCGTGCAAATCAATCCGACAGGTTTGGAGCGCTCTTTCCTTGCTGAAGTGGTGGGCTTTAAAGACAAACACGTTCTGATGATGGCTCTTAATGATATGAGAGGCGTCGCTTTAGGTTCCAAGATTATTCTTTCCCGTCAAATTGCCACTGTTCGCGCCGGCGATGAGCTTTTGGGCCGCGTGGTGGATGGATTGGGTCGTCCTTTGGATAACAAAGGCGAGATCGAAAACTTCCGTGAAGTTCCTTTGTACAGTGAAATTCGTAACCCTTTGGATAGACAACCGATTCGTGAGCCCCTGGATGTGGGTATCCGTGCAATCAATGGCGCATTAACCGCAGGCCAAGGCCAGCGTGTCGCTATTATGGCCGGTTCGGGTGTGGGTAAGTCCGTTCTGTTAGGGATGATGGCTCGTAACACCAGTGCCGACGTGAACGTAATCGCCATGATCGGTGAGCGGGGTCGTGAGGTGCGTGAGTTTATCGAGCACGATTTGGGACCTGAAGGCATGGCTCGCTCTGTAGTCGTTTGTGTTACGAGTGATCAATCTCCTCTTTTGCGTATGCGTGGCGCCTATGTGGCAACAGCAATGGCAGAATACTTCAGTGCTCAAGGTAAGAATGTTCTATTGATGATGGATTCAGTGACACGTTTTGCCATGGCTCAACGTGAAATCGGTTTGTCGACCGGCGAGCCACCTTCTCAAAAAGGTTATACGCCTTCCGTGTTTGCGACTCTTCCAAAACTTTTGGAGCGCGCCGGAAACTTTGAAGGCGAAGGCAGTATCACTGGTTTCTATACCACTCTCGTAGAGGGTGATGACATGAATGACCCGATCGGGGACTCTGTTCGTTCAATCGTGGACGGACATATCGTGCTTTCCCGTGCCTTGGCAGCACGTGGTCACTATCCTGCGATCGATGTGATGCAAAGTGCATCGCGTGTTATGAAAGCCGTGGCCTCATCAGAACACGTGAGACTGGCGCAAAAACTGAAAGAAGTATTGGCCGTTTATAAAGACGCAGAAGACTTGATCAATATCGGTGCATACAAGCCAGGTTCCAATCCGAAGATTGATAAGGCTGTGAAAGTAATCGATCAAGTAAACGACTTCTTAAAGCAAAGAGTCGAGGACCCCACGAACTTCAATAACACAGTTCGTATGCTCCAACAGATCCTGATGAACGCATAA
- the fliG gene encoding flagellar motor switch protein FliG: MKLQRADHIEYEQLKGFDKAAILINYLGKDAVKVLLRRMDDADIRKLINQMSKLRVVPVHVTKRVLEEFYEMISETEDYIFSETISAKETIVDALGEERARGILGGLNITTGGSRSLESLEMVDAKSLATFLVNEHPQTVAVILAHLEPEKKGEVLKRLPEALQAEVVLRMANLEHVDPELIGEIDRVLKHQLSNTATVEQAALGGVQPVAEMLNVMDKNTETAIMSRLEEKDPLLAEEIRKLMFVFDDIIKIDDRGIQALLKEVPNDKLLLALKTSSEDIRVKIFKNISARAAEMLREDLSNMGPSRLSDVEGAQQEIVNAARRLEAEGKIMIARGGSEDAMV; this comes from the coding sequence ATGAAACTGCAAAGAGCCGATCATATTGAGTACGAACAGCTCAAAGGTTTCGACAAGGCAGCAATTCTTATCAATTACCTTGGTAAGGACGCCGTTAAGGTTCTTTTGCGTCGCATGGACGATGCAGATATCCGCAAGCTTATTAATCAAATGAGTAAATTGCGTGTGGTTCCTGTACATGTGACAAAGCGTGTTCTTGAAGAGTTCTATGAAATGATTTCTGAAACTGAGGATTACATCTTCTCTGAAACGATCTCTGCGAAGGAAACTATCGTGGACGCTTTGGGTGAAGAACGTGCCAGAGGTATCCTGGGTGGTTTGAATATCACGACAGGTGGCTCTCGTTCACTGGAATCTTTGGAGATGGTCGATGCGAAGTCTTTGGCGACATTCCTAGTGAATGAACATCCACAGACTGTTGCAGTTATCTTGGCTCACTTGGAGCCAGAGAAAAAAGGTGAGGTTCTAAAACGTCTTCCAGAAGCTCTTCAAGCCGAAGTGGTTCTGCGTATGGCGAATCTAGAGCACGTCGATCCAGAGTTGATCGGCGAGATCGACCGCGTATTGAAACATCAATTATCTAACACAGCGACAGTCGAACAAGCGGCTTTGGGTGGTGTTCAGCCGGTGGCAGAAATGCTCAACGTTATGGACAAAAACACAGAGACGGCGATCATGTCCCGTTTGGAAGAAAAAGATCCTCTTCTTGCCGAAGAGATCCGCAAACTTATGTTTGTCTTCGACGACATCATCAAAATCGACGACCGTGGTATTCAGGCACTTCTCAAAGAAGTACCGAACGACAAACTTCTTTTGGCACTCAAAACTTCAAGCGAAGATATCCGTGTCAAAATCTTCAAAAATATTTCTGCCCGTGCGGCCGAGATGTTGCGCGAAGACTTATCGAACATGGGACCTTCTCGTTTGTCAGACGTCGAGGGCGCACAACAAGAGATCGTCAATGCTGCTCGCCGCCTAGAGGCGGAAGGCAAGATTATGATCGCAAGAGGTGGTTCAGAAGATGCAATGGTCTAG
- a CDS encoding response regulator transcription factor gives MRCLVVEDDNEIATIVKQGLGELEGEVEVESNGRRAYERALTNHYDIIVLDLMLPEMDGYTFAKSLREKEINTPILILSALRELDDRLKGLSMGGDDYLTKPFAMAELQIRVKNLLKRAQKASEVTQLVFQDLKLNRLNRDVVRAGRKLDLQEREFVLLDLFMSNPNKIIGKQTILKEVWNYDFDPQTNVVDVLVCRLRNKLEKDFPTRLIYTVRGVGYVLKGT, from the coding sequence ATGAGATGCTTAGTAGTTGAAGACGACAACGAGATCGCAACAATAGTAAAGCAAGGTTTAGGAGAGCTTGAAGGTGAAGTCGAAGTTGAATCCAACGGTAGACGTGCCTACGAAAGAGCTTTGACGAATCATTATGATATCATCGTTCTGGATTTGATGCTTCCAGAAATGGATGGTTACACTTTCGCGAAATCTTTGCGCGAAAAAGAAATCAACACACCCATTCTTATTTTGAGCGCTTTGCGCGAGCTTGATGACCGTCTGAAGGGTCTTAGCATGGGTGGTGATGATTATCTTACGAAACCATTCGCAATGGCTGAGCTGCAAATCCGCGTGAAAAACCTTTTGAAGCGCGCTCAAAAAGCTTCTGAAGTGACGCAGCTGGTATTCCAGGATTTGAAATTGAACCGTCTGAACCGTGATGTGGTTCGCGCCGGTCGCAAATTGGATCTTCAAGAGCGCGAGTTCGTTCTTTTGGATCTATTCATGAGCAATCCCAATAAAATCATCGGTAAACAAACGATCCTCAAGGAAGTTTGGAATTATGATTTCGATCCACAAACGAATGTGGTAGACGTATTGGTATGCCGCCTAAGAAACAAATTAGAAAAAGATTTTCCTACACGACTTATTTATACAGTCAGAGGTGTAGGTTATGTTCTTAAAGGGACTTAA